The following are encoded together in the Flavobacterium sp. TR2 genome:
- a CDS encoding DUF1016 domain-containing protein yields MAFERVLEHKSVDTKADTIQNLIKDPYIFEFLGLSAETKNSERSIESSIIDHLQQFLLEFGKGFAFVARQQHIVTDTSDFYIDLVFYNYILKCFVIIDLKTGALSHQDIGQIDMYVRMYDDLKKGESDQPTVGILLCSEKDETIVKYSVLADKKSVFASQYLLYMPKEEDLKALVESDIQKFNLENEI; encoded by the coding sequence TTGGCATTTGAACGTGTTTTGGAACATAAGAGTGTTGATACAAAAGCAGATACTATACAAAATTTAATAAAAGATCCTTATATTTTTGAGTTTCTCGGTTTGTCTGCTGAGACAAAAAATTCTGAGCGAAGTATAGAAAGTTCGATAATAGATCATTTACAGCAATTTTTATTAGAATTTGGAAAAGGGTTTGCTTTTGTGGCAAGACAGCAGCATATCGTTACTGACACTTCTGATTTTTATATTGATTTAGTATTCTATAATTATATTTTAAAATGTTTTGTTATCATTGATTTAAAGACAGGTGCTTTATCTCATCAGGATATTGGTCAGATCGATATGTATGTGCGTATGTACGATGATTTGAAAAAAGGAGAATCTGATCAGCCGACAGTAGGAATTTTGCTCTGTTCGGAGAAAGACGAAACAATTGTGAAATATTCTGTACTTGCTGATAAGAAAAGTGTTTTTGCAAGCCAGTATTTATTGTATATGCCAAAAGAAGAAGATTTGAAGGCGCTTGTAGAGAGTGATATTCAGAAATTTAATTTGGAAAACGAAATTTGA
- a CDS encoding DUF1016 N-terminal domain-containing protein yields the protein MITNQMPLFSEIKEIILQSRQRVFRMANSVLLETYWEIGRVIVEDEQKGKDRADYGKSTLKNLANQLAFEFGKGFDERNLNNMRAFYRAFPIWNALRTELSWTHYRLLSRLNSEQKEFII from the coding sequence ATGATTACGAATCAAATGCCATTATTTTCTGAGATTAAAGAAATTATTCTTCAGTCTCGTCAACGTGTTTTTAGAATGGCAAACTCTGTTTTATTGGAGACGTACTGGGAAATAGGTAGAGTAATCGTAGAAGACGAACAAAAAGGAAAAGATCGGGCTGATTATGGAAAATCGACTCTGAAGAATCTTGCAAATCAGCTTGCATTTGAGTTTGGAAAAGGTTTTGACGAGAGAAATTTGAATAATATGCGAGCTTTTTACCGAGCTTTTCCAATTTGGAACGCATTGCGTACTGAATTGAGTTGGACGCATTATAGATTGCTTTCAAGATTAAATTCTGAACAAAAAGAATTTATTATTTAA